In the genome of Oceanispirochaeta sp. M1, one region contains:
- a CDS encoding sugar ABC transporter ATP-binding protein, protein MKQNFDEIIRMENISKEFPGVKALTDVNLSINAGEVHALVGENGAGKSTLIKIMMGVHQRSSGDIYIAGEKVDIRNPIDAAGHGLSAVYQDVTIARHLTVAENFFLGRIPLTKLGFVDWKAMTSQTQAVLDELNIIVDAKSVVKQLSAAQQEMVIIAKKYFEHSKIIIFDEPTALLANEEVEELFTIIRRLKNEGVACIYISHRMEEIFELCDRVSVMKDGRLIDTMIVSDSNEDDLISKMVGRTIEDMYSIKHCKQGDEALRVENLTSSGAFENINFSIHKGEVFGIFGLVGSGRTEIVRAIYGADSFESGEIYLDNKKVSIGNPAVAISKGIGLLPEDRKNEGLTLDTTVENNINMASYKDISKLGFINLKKEKERSLKQIDDMRIKTPSGKQKVINLSGGNQQKVVIGKWLCCNSNIFIFDEPTVGIDVGAKSEIYRLLEQLLAEGNAVIMISSYLPEIIGIADRIMVIHEGKQTGIVERGDYSEEKLLKLASGLLK, encoded by the coding sequence TTGAAGCAGAACTTCGATGAAATTATCCGTATGGAAAATATAAGCAAGGAATTTCCTGGAGTTAAAGCGTTAACAGATGTCAACCTCAGTATTAATGCCGGGGAAGTTCATGCGTTAGTAGGTGAAAACGGTGCTGGGAAATCCACTCTGATTAAAATTATGATGGGTGTTCATCAGAGAAGCAGCGGTGACATTTACATCGCCGGAGAAAAGGTCGATATCCGAAATCCCATCGATGCTGCAGGCCATGGTCTCAGTGCTGTTTATCAGGATGTTACAATTGCCAGACATTTGACAGTAGCCGAGAATTTTTTCTTAGGGAGAATCCCCCTTACTAAATTGGGATTTGTTGACTGGAAAGCAATGACGTCACAGACTCAGGCTGTCCTGGACGAACTAAATATTATTGTTGATGCTAAGAGCGTTGTTAAGCAGCTTTCCGCAGCTCAGCAGGAAATGGTTATTATTGCTAAAAAATATTTTGAACATAGCAAAATTATTATTTTTGATGAACCGACAGCTCTTCTGGCAAATGAAGAAGTTGAAGAATTATTTACAATTATACGAAGACTAAAAAACGAAGGCGTAGCATGTATTTATATCTCACACCGTATGGAAGAGATATTTGAACTTTGCGATAGGGTCTCCGTTATGAAAGACGGCCGTCTTATCGATACTATGATCGTATCAGACAGCAATGAAGATGATCTGATCTCTAAAATGGTTGGTCGTACGATAGAAGATATGTATAGCATTAAACATTGCAAACAAGGCGATGAAGCCCTCCGGGTTGAAAACCTGACCAGTTCAGGAGCTTTTGAAAATATAAATTTCAGTATTCACAAAGGTGAAGTATTCGGCATATTCGGTTTAGTAGGTTCTGGAAGAACAGAGATTGTCAGAGCAATCTACGGGGCGGATTCCTTTGAGTCCGGAGAAATCTATCTAGATAATAAGAAAGTATCCATTGGAAATCCGGCTGTAGCCATAAGTAAGGGTATAGGGCTTCTGCCTGAAGATCGTAAAAATGAAGGCCTGACATTGGACACTACAGTAGAAAATAATATCAATATGGCCTCTTATAAAGACATTTCAAAGCTTGGCTTTATAAATCTGAAAAAAGAGAAAGAACGTTCTCTTAAGCAGATTGATGATATGAGGATAAAAACACCCTCTGGTAAACAAAAAGTTATTAACCTCAGCGGAGGTAATCAGCAGAAAGTTGTTATTGGAAAGTGGCTCTGCTGTAACAGTAATATCTTCATTTTTGATGAACCGACAGTAGGTATTGATGTGGGTGCTAAATCAGAAATATACAGACTTCTTGAACAACTTTTAGCTGAAGGAAATGCTGTGATCATGATCTCGTCCTATCTGCCTGAGATTATTGGCATCGCTGATAGAATCATGGTCATCCATGAAGGAAAACAGACAGGAATCGTCGAGCGTGGCGATTACAGTGAAGAAAAATTACTTAAACTGGCTTCCGGTTTATTAAAATAG
- a CDS encoding Gfo/Idh/MocA family protein, with product MKKYRWAILGTGKIANRFAEALNNIPEEAELLAVGSRRIESADSFADKYSIEKRYVGYEQVVADPDVDIVYIGTPGVCHIKDVTMCLEAGKSVLCEKALTINAKESQTLITLARKKNLFLMEAMWTRFFPIHRKIQELIAEGALGDPRGVLANFSAVAPPGDGNRFWDVKLGASALLDIGLYGIAFASQLFGEPEEVTGLAYIGPNGFDYHSSCAMKYKGGRLATIMSSQMTHDIKDAVVFGDKGKIVIDDPWYKPTAMTVHREGKDPERIEYPLDGFNGYEYEAREVMECLDRGETESKMVPLDESLSIIKTLDTLRNQWGFQFPSEK from the coding sequence ATGAAGAAGTACAGATGGGCCATTCTAGGAACCGGAAAGATTGCAAACAGATTTGCCGAAGCTCTGAATAACATCCCCGAAGAAGCTGAGCTTCTTGCAGTAGGATCCCGACGCATTGAATCCGCTGATTCTTTTGCTGATAAATACAGTATAGAAAAACGTTATGTCGGATATGAACAGGTTGTTGCCGATCCCGATGTAGATATAGTTTATATAGGAACGCCCGGTGTCTGCCATATTAAAGATGTCACAATGTGTCTTGAAGCTGGAAAATCCGTTCTCTGTGAGAAAGCTCTGACCATCAATGCAAAAGAGAGTCAGACTCTGATAACACTGGCAAGAAAAAAGAATCTCTTCCTTATGGAAGCCATGTGGACAAGATTCTTCCCTATCCACAGAAAAATACAGGAATTGATTGCAGAAGGTGCCCTAGGCGACCCTAGAGGTGTTTTGGCTAATTTCAGCGCTGTTGCCCCTCCGGGAGACGGCAATCGTTTCTGGGATGTAAAGCTGGGAGCCAGTGCTTTACTGGATATAGGCCTTTATGGAATAGCCTTTGCCTCACAACTCTTCGGGGAGCCCGAAGAAGTAACCGGCCTGGCCTATATAGGTCCAAACGGGTTTGATTACCATTCATCCTGCGCCATGAAATACAAAGGTGGACGACTGGCGACAATTATGAGTTCTCAAATGACACATGACATAAAAGATGCCGTTGTATTCGGCGACAAAGGTAAGATTGTCATTGATGATCCCTGGTACAAACCTACTGCAATGACTGTTCACAGAGAGGGAAAAGATCCTGAACGGATTGAATACCCTCTGGATGGATTCAACGGGTACGAATATGAAGCCAGAGAAGTCATGGAATGCCTCGACAGGGGTGAAACAGAAAGTAAAATGGTTCCCCTTGACGAATCACTTTCCATTATAAAGACCCTGGATACATTGAGAAACCAGTGGGGATTTCAATTTCCTTCTGAAAAGTAG
- a CDS encoding ABC transporter substrate-binding protein produces MKKITLILVIMAMMVVPVFAGGQQDSAADSGKTEIALIIKATDSGFWQKVIEGGEAFDAENPDVKVTIYGPASEADVEEAIGILENVVESRPDAIVIASNAGEGAVPAVNNALSLGIPVITVDTKIPTDVTSHLATDNVLGGKLAADAMVAFFDEYGIEKNGTVAIVAAVAGVDTIIERDGGFIDQLKILAPDIKILDPRYVNNDIAKSLMTTEDLITTYDDLIGIYADNNHTGDGVAKAIEQAELKDKIMVVAFDDDEDEIIALGDGVIKTLIIQDQFNMGYSGCAYALKAINGETLPKFVDTGVKVTKKEDL; encoded by the coding sequence ATGAAAAAGATTACCCTGATTTTAGTCATTATGGCTATGATGGTAGTTCCTGTATTTGCTGGAGGACAGCAGGACAGTGCAGCAGACAGCGGAAAAACTGAAATTGCACTTATAATAAAGGCAACAGACTCAGGTTTCTGGCAGAAAGTTATTGAGGGTGGAGAAGCTTTCGATGCAGAAAACCCCGATGTTAAAGTAACTATTTATGGTCCTGCTTCTGAAGCAGACGTAGAAGAAGCTATTGGTATACTCGAAAATGTAGTTGAGAGCAGACCTGATGCAATCGTAATTGCTTCAAATGCAGGTGAAGGTGCAGTCCCCGCCGTTAATAATGCCCTCAGTCTGGGAATCCCCGTTATCACAGTTGATACAAAGATTCCTACAGACGTTACAAGTCACCTTGCTACAGACAATGTTCTCGGTGGAAAACTGGCAGCGGATGCAATGGTCGCATTCTTTGACGAGTATGGAATTGAGAAAAATGGAACAGTGGCAATCGTTGCAGCTGTTGCAGGTGTTGATACAATAATTGAGAGAGATGGTGGATTTATTGACCAGCTTAAGATTCTTGCTCCGGACATCAAAATTCTTGATCCCCGTTATGTTAATAATGATATTGCAAAGTCACTGATGACTACAGAAGACCTTATTACAACATATGATGACCTTATTGGTATTTATGCCGATAACAACCATACTGGTGACGGTGTTGCCAAGGCTATCGAGCAGGCAGAACTTAAAGACAAGATTATGGTTGTTGCATTTGATGATGATGAAGATGAAATTATTGCCCTTGGCGATGGTGTTATCAAGACACTCATTATTCAGGACCAGTTCAATATGGGTTACTCAGGTTGTGCCTATGCACTGAAAGCAATAAACGGCGAGACACTTCCCAAGTTTGTTGACACTGGTGTAAAAGTTACAAAGAAAGAAGATCTTTAA
- a CDS encoding SDR family NAD(P)-dependent oxidoreductase, whose protein sequence is MDLGLKGKVALVTGGGSGIGGGISEYLACEGVNVAVNYIVDKPAVEAFVEKLNEKYGTECIAVYADVSKADDLDTMLKEVAGKLGAVEILVNNAGVWPTENAVEMDDSRWERVIDINLNGPYMLSKRVVNKMVEAGKKGVIVNLSSKSAFQYNTGGHAHYATAKAGINMLTRSMAREVSADGIRVVAIAPGMVRTPMNEDKWSQDGMEDYYIKRIPVGKLTEPIEVGYLVAFLASGKAANITGSVVDITGGMLI, encoded by the coding sequence ATGGATTTAGGTCTAAAGGGTAAGGTCGCGCTGGTTACAGGCGGCGGAAGTGGGATCGGGGGAGGTATATCGGAATACCTCGCCTGTGAAGGTGTCAATGTTGCTGTGAACTACATTGTAGATAAGCCTGCAGTAGAAGCTTTTGTTGAGAAGCTTAATGAAAAATATGGCACAGAGTGTATTGCGGTATATGCAGATGTCTCTAAGGCTGATGACCTTGATACCATGCTGAAAGAGGTTGCCGGTAAACTTGGGGCCGTTGAGATTCTTGTGAACAATGCAGGTGTCTGGCCGACTGAGAATGCAGTCGAGATGGATGACAGCCGTTGGGAGAGGGTCATAGATATAAACCTGAACGGTCCTTATATGCTGAGCAAGCGTGTTGTGAATAAGATGGTTGAAGCAGGGAAAAAAGGTGTCATTGTGAATCTTTCTTCCAAATCAGCTTTTCAGTATAACACCGGCGGACATGCCCATTATGCAACTGCAAAAGCCGGAATCAATATGCTGACCAGGTCTATGGCCCGGGAAGTTTCAGCAGATGGAATCCGTGTCGTGGCAATTGCTCCAGGTATGGTCCGGACTCCCATGAATGAAGATAAGTGGAGTCAGGATGGAATGGAAGATTATTACATTAAAAGGATTCCTGTCGGAAAGTTGACAGAGCCTATTGAAGTTGGATACCTGGTAGCTTTTTTGGCTTCGGGTAAGGCCGCTAATATCACCGGTTCTGTAGTGGATATCACCGGTGGAATGCTTATTTAA
- a CDS encoding PTS galactitol transporter subunit IIC encodes MESVVGFFLGLGPSVLLPIILFVIALVFGAKPGKALRSSLMFGVGFIGLNLVIGLLSNNIGPVSKGMVERFGLQMDIIDVGWPACASIAFGSKISTLIIPAGILLNLLLIFTKVTKTINIDIWNFWHFAFVGGLVQWATGNIWYGLISAMIFAAVMLFLADWTAPAVQQTMKLPGISIPHGFSAAPIPFAIVINKIIDLIPGVRDIKGDPITIKKKFGLMGEPLIMGVVIGLVLSSIAYLGLGPWTDWLGKILSTSVSLGAVMVLMPRMVALLMEGLIPLSDAARDFLQKHAKNREIFIGLDSAIIVGHPTAIATGLVMVPITLLLAIILPGNRVIPFGDLAVLPFLVCMVIPIVKENVFRSIVISTVFMIPAIYIMNYLAPGTTAAALSADFALPEGANLVSSICDGGNWIPAMFLWVSDFFWLGNSIIVIILGASWWGLKKYPDTWHKLAGFRAEEVE; translated from the coding sequence ATGGAAAGCGTAGTAGGTTTTTTCCTGGGTCTCGGCCCATCTGTCCTTCTCCCAATCATCCTGTTTGTCATCGCGTTAGTATTCGGGGCAAAACCAGGGAAAGCACTCAGATCATCATTGATGTTCGGTGTCGGTTTTATCGGATTGAATCTTGTTATTGGCTTATTGTCCAATAATATCGGACCCGTTTCAAAAGGAATGGTAGAACGTTTCGGTCTGCAAATGGATATTATCGATGTAGGCTGGCCTGCATGTGCATCCATCGCATTCGGTTCAAAAATATCAACTTTAATCATACCTGCGGGTATCCTTCTTAATCTTCTTCTGATCTTTACAAAAGTGACCAAGACGATCAACATCGATATCTGGAACTTCTGGCATTTTGCTTTTGTCGGCGGACTGGTACAGTGGGCAACAGGCAATATCTGGTACGGACTGATTTCCGCAATGATTTTCGCAGCAGTCATGCTCTTCCTTGCAGACTGGACAGCCCCTGCCGTCCAGCAGACCATGAAACTGCCGGGAATTTCCATTCCTCATGGATTTTCAGCAGCTCCAATCCCCTTTGCAATCGTTATCAACAAAATCATTGATTTAATCCCCGGTGTCAGAGACATCAAAGGTGACCCAATAACAATCAAGAAAAAATTCGGACTGATGGGTGAGCCTCTGATCATGGGTGTTGTAATCGGTCTTGTGCTTTCGTCCATTGCTTACCTTGGACTTGGTCCCTGGACAGACTGGCTTGGTAAAATCCTTTCTACTTCCGTATCTCTAGGTGCCGTCATGGTATTAATGCCCCGTATGGTAGCTCTTTTAATGGAAGGTCTAATCCCTCTTTCAGACGCGGCAAGAGATTTTCTACAGAAACATGCTAAAAACAGAGAAATTTTCATTGGTCTGGATTCAGCAATAATTGTTGGTCATCCCACAGCTATAGCAACAGGTCTTGTAATGGTGCCCATCACTTTGCTCCTTGCTATTATCCTTCCAGGAAACAGAGTAATTCCTTTTGGAGATCTGGCTGTACTGCCCTTCCTGGTTTGTATGGTAATTCCCATTGTTAAAGAAAATGTATTCCGCTCTATTGTCATATCTACAGTATTTATGATTCCTGCGATCTATATAATGAATTACCTGGCTCCCGGAACTACTGCAGCAGCCCTGTCAGCAGACTTTGCACTTCCCGAAGGTGCTAACCTGGTATCCAGTATCTGTGACGGCGGAAACTGGATTCCCGCAATGTTCCTCTGGGTAAGTGATTTCTTCTGGCTAGGAAACTCAATTATTGTTATCATCCTTGGCGCCAGCTGGTGGGGACTGAAAAAGTACCCTGACACATGGCACAAACTTGCTGGTTTCAGAGCCGAAGAAGTCGAATAG
- a CDS encoding ABC transporter permease, with the protein MLKKIKGPQFAERNLVIILVLLIAVLSIVSHRFLSYNNIMNLLRQTSIIGVMAIGMTFVILSGGIDLSVGSVLAFSSVLSAMMMKAGLPIPLAILLALFSGTVLGLLMGILIHKGSVPAFIATLGGMTMVRGAVMLISGARKISGLPKDFKHFAVAKYLGVPGMVWVWIIIVIIGFIIAKYTVFGRNVYAIGSNEEAARLSGIKIGKNIYGIYAFGAFTSAVAGILMTARLGNGVPTSGTGYELDVIAAVVVGGASMSGAVGTILGTVLGTVIIAAIRNGGNLLGINPFILDITVGGLIVFAVLFDQLNKKKR; encoded by the coding sequence ATGTTGAAAAAAATTAAGGGCCCTCAGTTTGCTGAGAGAAACCTTGTTATAATTCTTGTACTTCTGATTGCTGTACTCAGCATCGTATCCCATAGATTTCTGTCATACAATAATATAATGAACCTGCTCCGGCAGACTTCAATAATAGGTGTTATGGCGATCGGAATGACATTTGTTATTCTTTCTGGTGGAATTGACTTGTCTGTCGGTTCAGTTCTGGCGTTCAGCAGCGTTCTGTCCGCTATGATGATGAAAGCAGGATTACCTATTCCACTGGCTATATTGCTTGCTCTTTTTTCAGGTACTGTATTGGGTCTCCTGATGGGCATTCTGATTCATAAAGGAAGTGTCCCGGCATTTATTGCCACCCTGGGTGGCATGACCATGGTCAGGGGAGCAGTTATGCTCATATCCGGAGCCAGGAAGATTTCAGGCCTGCCAAAGGATTTCAAACACTTTGCAGTTGCCAAATACCTTGGGGTACCGGGAATGGTCTGGGTCTGGATCATCATTGTCATTATTGGATTTATAATTGCCAAATATACAGTTTTCGGCCGTAATGTTTATGCAATCGGTTCCAACGAAGAAGCGGCTCGTCTTTCGGGTATTAAAATAGGTAAAAACATATATGGTATATATGCTTTTGGAGCATTTACTTCTGCGGTTGCCGGTATTTTAATGACAGCACGTCTTGGTAATGGTGTTCCAACATCCGGAACAGGTTATGAGCTTGATGTTATCGCGGCTGTTGTAGTCGGTGGTGCTTCAATGAGCGGTGCCGTAGGGACAATACTCGGAACCGTTCTCGGAACAGTGATAATCGCAGCTATTAGAAATGGTGGAAACCTTCTTGGGATCAACCCTTTTATTCTGGACATCACTGTAGGTGGTCTGATTGTTTTCGCTGTACTCTTTGATCAACTTAATAAAAAGAAACGTTAA
- a CDS encoding GntR family transcriptional regulator — translation MKKAGEVKRKVMPDKGNKRSDFLYLNIYKELKNEILRGDYQKGDSFPPERLLKDRFGTTHVTIRNALSLLVEEGYIERYSGKGTIVVYAGTSAAGSVSADKPDKKYASSVRIVLPLIDSSNEEVLDIISRECVSRKIDMSVSLYHENSVLENSLVKKALAGDGALLIYEPSVQGVVTNLNASIAKRVLLLNPSETDSEYTEIHYDLVRGAFDTVLFMNRLGYDDIAFVDWERNYRGEKLLEGYSQGLKSLNISSLSSLRVNGMGLREGGADACRRILNHHPTCRAFLCANDLSAGGVQNYLEGTGLESGKDFTIIGCGNHAFAEVLGLSSMDLNNSRTVQIVRTILTEYSDEGELSLSHYEVKPELVLRKYSLNS, via the coding sequence TTGAAGAAAGCAGGAGAAGTCAAGAGGAAAGTAATGCCGGATAAAGGGAATAAAAGAAGCGATTTTCTATATCTTAATATATATAAAGAGCTTAAGAATGAGATTCTCCGGGGGGATTACCAGAAAGGTGATTCATTCCCTCCCGAAAGATTGCTTAAAGATCGTTTCGGAACCACCCATGTTACCATTAGAAATGCATTGTCCCTGCTTGTAGAGGAGGGGTACATAGAGCGCTATAGTGGTAAAGGTACCATTGTCGTTTATGCGGGTACATCTGCTGCAGGTTCAGTATCAGCAGATAAACCGGATAAGAAGTATGCGTCATCAGTGAGAATCGTGCTGCCCTTGATAGATTCATCCAATGAGGAAGTTTTGGATATCATAAGCAGAGAATGTGTATCCAGAAAAATAGATATGAGTGTCTCCCTGTATCATGAAAATTCTGTATTGGAAAACTCTCTTGTGAAAAAGGCCTTAGCCGGGGATGGTGCTTTATTGATTTATGAGCCCTCAGTTCAGGGTGTGGTAACGAACCTTAATGCATCTATAGCAAAACGTGTTCTCCTGCTAAATCCTTCAGAGACTGATTCTGAATATACTGAGATTCACTATGATCTTGTTCGTGGTGCCTTTGATACCGTTCTTTTTATGAACCGCCTTGGTTATGATGATATAGCTTTTGTTGACTGGGAAAGGAACTACAGGGGTGAAAAACTGCTTGAAGGTTACTCTCAGGGTTTGAAATCGTTGAATATAAGCTCTCTTTCCTCACTTCGTGTCAACGGAATGGGTCTAAGGGAAGGGGGAGCTGATGCCTGTCGCCGTATATTGAATCATCATCCTACCTGCCGGGCTTTTCTCTGTGCCAATGATCTTTCTGCCGGAGGCGTGCAGAATTATTTAGAGGGAACCGGCCTTGAGTCCGGAAAGGACTTTACAATCATTGGATGTGGGAATCATGCCTTTGCTGAAGTTCTTGGTCTCAGTTCAATGGATCTGAACAATTCCCGAACCGTGCAGATCGTTCGGACAATCCTTACAGAATATAGTGATGAGGGAGAGCTTTCTTTGTCTCATTATGAGGTAAAGCCGGAGCTTGTACTCCGCAAATATTCTCTCAATTCATAA
- a CDS encoding LacI family DNA-binding transcriptional regulator, translating to MSTILDVERESGVSKSTISRFLHGRTVTEENRIKIVNAIDKLNYKMNPLASGLKTSTTFTVGVILPDITDSFFPPIIKEFERNMRENGYNVILSDYGNCKDNEIKQLEMLMDKKIDGVVLASSHEKGEHIQACIDEGLPVILLDRLIDRLDCDSITVDNYTASYKAISRCIEMGHRNIGAVYGDFYTDKERFRGVEKALKDHGIEQSEDSLIQVKDFDCQLEKEIADLLDSENRPTLLFCSNVYIGIGALKMRLRRKLNIPEDISVLVFDDIATFPNHDYVSFIEPEFSSIIQPLTEIGKYAAELLLERIKHAGEEYEPVHIELKTRLKMTDSVATVK from the coding sequence TTGTCTACAATACTTGATGTTGAACGAGAATCAGGAGTTTCAAAATCAACAATCTCACGTTTTCTTCACGGTCGTACTGTTACCGAGGAGAATCGAATAAAGATTGTTAATGCAATTGATAAGCTCAACTACAAAATGAATCCACTTGCGAGCGGTCTGAAGACAAGTACTACATTCACCGTAGGTGTCATACTCCCCGACATTACGGATTCTTTTTTTCCTCCGATTATCAAAGAATTTGAACGAAATATGAGAGAAAATGGTTACAACGTTATTCTTTCTGATTACGGGAACTGTAAGGATAATGAGATCAAACAGCTTGAGATGCTGATGGACAAAAAGATTGATGGAGTTGTATTGGCATCATCCCATGAAAAAGGTGAACACATACAGGCATGCATTGATGAAGGCCTCCCGGTAATTCTCCTTGACCGTCTCATCGATAGACTCGATTGCGACAGCATTACTGTGGACAACTATACGGCCTCATATAAGGCAATAAGCCGCTGTATCGAAATGGGGCATAGGAATATCGGCGCTGTTTATGGTGATTTTTATACAGATAAAGAAAGATTCCGTGGTGTTGAGAAAGCTCTTAAAGATCATGGAATAGAACAGTCAGAAGACTCTCTCATACAGGTGAAGGATTTTGATTGTCAGCTTGAAAAAGAAATAGCGGATTTACTGGACTCAGAAAACAGACCAACATTACTTTTCTGTTCAAATGTATATATTGGCATCGGTGCACTCAAAATGCGGCTTCGTCGAAAACTGAATATTCCAGAAGATATCTCGGTGCTTGTTTTTGATGATATTGCAACCTTTCCAAATCATGACTATGTATCCTTCATAGAGCCGGAGTTCTCAAGTATCATCCAACCCCTCACAGAGATCGGTAAATATGCGGCCGAACTCCTTCTTGAAAGGATAAAACATGCCGGAGAGGAATATGAACCGGTACATATCGAACTGAAGACCAGACTGAAAATGACGGATTCAGTAGCAACAGTTAAATAG
- a CDS encoding C-GCAxxG-C-C family protein, with protein sequence MKNKEQLIQKAEELGFKYEKEYRGCAQCTILAVMNTLGIDNPYIFKAATGLASGGGKMCDGVCGGYAGGIMAMSLIFGRSLDKVLDDNENKNTSFLMATQLREEFIKSYGTVICGEIHQKIFGHTFNMYDELDKKQFDDEGAHVDKCTSVVASASREAMRLLLDEAERRGMTIDDIKEIGSIKTF encoded by the coding sequence ATGAAAAACAAGGAACAACTGATTCAAAAAGCGGAAGAATTGGGATTCAAATATGAAAAGGAATATCGGGGTTGCGCACAATGCACGATACTTGCCGTTATGAACACCCTGGGAATTGACAATCCCTATATCTTCAAAGCAGCTACCGGTTTGGCCAGTGGTGGCGGAAAAATGTGTGATGGTGTTTGTGGAGGATATGCTGGTGGAATTATGGCCATGAGTTTGATTTTTGGTAGAAGTCTGGATAAGGTCCTGGATGATAATGAAAATAAAAACACCTCTTTTCTTATGGCCACACAATTAAGAGAAGAATTTATTAAAAGTTATGGAACTGTAATCTGTGGAGAGATACACCAGAAAATATTCGGCCATACATTCAATATGTACGATGAACTGGATAAAAAGCAGTTCGATGATGAGGGAGCTCATGTTGACAAATGTACATCTGTTGTTGCCTCCGCTTCCCGAGAAGCAATGAGATTACTCCTTGATGAAGCCGAAAGAAGAGGAATGACTATTGATGATATTAAAGAGATCGGCAGCATAAAAACCTTTTAA
- a CDS encoding SDR family NAD(P)-dependent oxidoreductase: MGVDLKGKVCVVTGAARSIGLAVAEKYCQHGASVALIDILPEVKDQADRLKKEGFDVAGYVLDITDQNAVLACFETIAKNLGNVFALANIAGAVDQQSIEEMTPERIDRMMQINFNGSVYCVQGALKTMKNYKDGRIINFASKSGKTGSALMGAYSGAKGAIISLTHALAFELAGDQIKVNCLCPGIVDATGVWSSVSKGYVENMKMERDEIVDKFTAKIPLQRLAAIDDIVAWCEFLTIHGDYNTGQAFNVSGGREVH; encoded by the coding sequence ATGGGAGTCGATTTAAAAGGTAAAGTTTGTGTTGTCACTGGGGCGGCGCGGAGTATTGGTCTGGCTGTTGCCGAAAAGTACTGTCAGCATGGAGCTTCTGTAGCTCTCATAGATATACTGCCGGAGGTTAAGGATCAGGCTGATAGACTTAAAAAAGAAGGATTCGATGTAGCCGGTTATGTCCTGGATATTACAGACCAGAATGCAGTTTTGGCTTGTTTTGAAACTATTGCCAAGAATCTGGGTAATGTTTTTGCACTTGCAAATATTGCAGGAGCCGTTGATCAGCAATCCATTGAAGAGATGACTCCAGAAAGAATTGACCGCATGATGCAGATCAATTTTAACGGTTCTGTCTATTGTGTGCAGGGTGCGTTGAAGACTATGAAGAATTACAAAGATGGTAGAATTATCAACTTTGCTTCCAAGTCAGGTAAGACCGGTTCTGCACTTATGGGTGCTTATTCCGGTGCCAAGGGAGCCATTATCTCTCTGACTCATGCCCTGGCTTTTGAGCTGGCGGGAGATCAGATCAAGGTTAACTGCTTGTGCCCCGGTATTGTGGATGCAACAGGTGTCTGGTCCAGTGTGAGTAAGGGTTATGTAGAGAATATGAAAATGGAACGGGATGAGATTGTAGATAAATTTACAGCGAAAATCCCCCTTCAGAGATTGGCTGCTATTGATGATATTGTGGCATGGTGTGAATTTTTAACCATACATGGTGATTATAATACCGGACAGGCATTCAATGTTTCCGGTGGGAGAGAGGTTCATTGA